In Gadus morhua chromosome 2, gadMor3.0, whole genome shotgun sequence, a single window of DNA contains:
- the LOC115533257 gene encoding uncharacterized protein LOC115533257, which yields MLIITETWLHTQFPDATVQLAGRTLHRWDRNSDSGKNRGRLCIYVNEGWCNNSTILDKHCSPDLEFMSVRCRPFLPREKAAVVLTAVNIPPDANVNTALSLLHNAINNHQRAHSNGAHIIAGDFNKANLKTVLPKFYQFVKCPTRGENPLGHVYSHIKCAYRAVPLPHLGRSDYLSLLLTPAYTPLCRQTKPTKKTITTWPEDALPRLQDCFEQTQWEAFYHEDLATFVDTVLSYIKYCIGNVEKCIRVFPNQKPWMISQVCTLLRACDSSFRSGDRALYSAARVDQRRGIRWAKVEYKRRIEEQLNNPRQVWQSIQTITN from the exons ATGCTCATCATCACAGAGACATGGCTACATACACAATTCCCTGATGCCACGGTGCAACTAGCAGGACGCACGCTACACAGATGGGATAGGAACAGTGACTCCGGAAAAAACAGAGGACGGCTCTGCATCTATGTGAATGAAGGTTGGTGTAACAACAGCACTATTCTGGACAAACACTGTTCTCCTGACCTGGag ttCATGTCAGTGAGATGCAGACCCTTTCTACCTAGAGAAAAAGCTGCTGTTGTCCTCACTGCAGTCAACATACCACCGGACGCTAATGTAAACacggctctctctctgctgcataATGCAATCAATAACCACCAGCGCGCCCACTCCAATGGCGCCCACATTATTGCAGGGGACTTCAATAAAGCAAATCTCAAGACTGTTCTACCAAAATTCTATCAATTTGTAAAATGCCCAACAAGAGGAGAAAACCCTCTGGGTCATGTGTATTCCCACATCAAGTGTGCATACAGAGCcgtacccctcccccacctgggCCGGTCAGACTacctctcactgctcctcaccCCCGCATACACCCCCCTCTGTCGACAAACAAAGCCCACAAAGAAGACCATTACCACCTGGCCTGAGGATGCCCTCCCCCGactgcaggactgctttgaacaaacaCAGTGGGAAGCCTTCTACCATGAAGACCTGGCTACATTCGTAGACACAGTACTGTCTTACATCAAGTACTGCATTGGGAATGTGGAAAAGTGCATCCGGGTGTTCCCAAACCAGAAACCATGGATGATAAGCCAGGTCTGCACGCTCCTCCGGGCCTGTGACTCATCCTTCAGATCAGGTGACAGAGCATTGTACAGCGCCGCTCGCGTCGACCAGAGGAGAGGCATTAGGTGGGCCAAAGTAGAATAcaagaggaggatagaggaacAGCTCAACAATCCCCGGCAGGTGTGGCAGAGCATACAGACCATCACCAATTAG